One stretch of Oryzias latipes chromosome 7, ASM223467v1 DNA includes these proteins:
- the LOC101169033 gene encoding podoplanin isoform X1 translates to MKVQLLLLVALAGPFCAFTSASPTFPTELLSASPEKNEETSNVDSSVLAETSVVVITGPPPTQPEALPGIVSDTESTPGAAPTTEYDSTAFVFTERQDVFTKPMTETATDAAQTEAPAVETLAPETSAPDAVTDPQDPGHENPVTQQEDYTEGPKMEEELGDEVTVEEESLSSGQIIGIVIGALLAVVIFIAVVIAVVRRMGKYSSAKSRKSAKKDSAVVSPLRKKPTKQKQSAKFWKN, encoded by the exons ATGAAGgtccagctgctgctcctggtTGCCCTGGCTGGGCCTTTCTGTGCCTTCACAAGTGCAA GTCCCACATTCCCCACAGAACTTCTGTCTGCCAGTcctgagaaaaatgaagaaacctccaATGTTGACAGTTCAGTGTTGGCTGAGACCTCTGTAGTGGTTATCACAGGCCCACCTCCAACACAACCAGAAGCTCTCCCTGGAATTGTGTCTGACACAGAGTCTACTCCCGGGGCCGCTCCAACCACAGAATACGACTCCACAGCTTTCGTATTCACTGAAAGGCAAGACGTCTTCACCAAACCTATGACAGAGACGGCGACTGACGCGGCTCAAACTGAAGCTCCTGCTGTGGAAACGTTGGCTCCGGAAACGTCTGCTCCAGACGCGGTGACCGACCCTCAAGATCCAGGCCATGAAAACCCTGTTACACAACAAGAAGACTACACCGAGGGCCCGAAAATGGAGGAAGAGTTGGGTGATGAAGTGACTGTTGAAGAAG AGTCTTTGAGTTCCGGCCAGATAATCGGCATCGTGATTGGCGCCTTGCTGGCCGTGGTAATCTTCATCGCTGTGGTGATTGCAGTGGTCAGGAGGATGGGCAAATACTC GTCTGCCAAAAGCagaaaatctgccaaaaaaGACAGCGCTGTGGTTTCt CCCCTGAGGAAGAAACCGACCAAGCAGAAACAAAGTgcaaagttctggaaaaactgA
- the LOC101169033 gene encoding podoplanin isoform X2 encodes MKVQLLLLVALAGPFCAFTSASPTFPTELLSASPEKNEETSNVDSSVLAETSVVVITGPPPTQPEALPGIVSDTESTPGAAPTTEYDSTAFVFTERQDVFTKPMTETATDAAQTEAPAVETLAPETSAPDAVTDPQDPGHENPVTQQEDYTEGPKMEEELGDEVTVEEESLSSGQIIGIVIGALLAVVIFIAVVIAVVRRMGKYSP; translated from the exons ATGAAGgtccagctgctgctcctggtTGCCCTGGCTGGGCCTTTCTGTGCCTTCACAAGTGCAA GTCCCACATTCCCCACAGAACTTCTGTCTGCCAGTcctgagaaaaatgaagaaacctccaATGTTGACAGTTCAGTGTTGGCTGAGACCTCTGTAGTGGTTATCACAGGCCCACCTCCAACACAACCAGAAGCTCTCCCTGGAATTGTGTCTGACACAGAGTCTACTCCCGGGGCCGCTCCAACCACAGAATACGACTCCACAGCTTTCGTATTCACTGAAAGGCAAGACGTCTTCACCAAACCTATGACAGAGACGGCGACTGACGCGGCTCAAACTGAAGCTCCTGCTGTGGAAACGTTGGCTCCGGAAACGTCTGCTCCAGACGCGGTGACCGACCCTCAAGATCCAGGCCATGAAAACCCTGTTACACAACAAGAAGACTACACCGAGGGCCCGAAAATGGAGGAAGAGTTGGGTGATGAAGTGACTGTTGAAGAAG AGTCTTTGAGTTCCGGCCAGATAATCGGCATCGTGATTGGCGCCTTGCTGGCCGTGGTAATCTTCATCGCTGTGGTGATTGCAGTGGTCAGGAGGATGGGCAAATACTC CCCCTGA